In the Cydia amplana chromosome 14, ilCydAmpl1.1, whole genome shotgun sequence genome, one interval contains:
- the LOC134653893 gene encoding general transcription factor IIH subunit 5: MVNVMKGVLVECDPAMKQFLLHLDETLALGRKFILQDLDERHLFISADIVETLQARVDDLMDQLSIPVHDKGI; encoded by the exons atggtGAATGTTATGAAAGGAGTGCTCGTGGAATG TGACCCGGCTATGAAACAGTTCTTACTTCACCTCGACGAGACCCTGGCCCTCGGCAGAAAGTTTATCCTTCAAGACCTAGACGAGAGACATCTGTTCATATCGGCAGACATCGTAGAAACCTTACAAGCAAGGGTTGATGATCTTATGGACCAGCTAAGCATTCCAGTACATGATAAAGGCATCTAA
- the LOC134653891 gene encoding zinc finger HIT domain-containing protein 1: protein MAARESGRVKDGVKSRVLDDVARKRRARKAVEALEQDNFHDDPHADLVMSKKIPKFADSNEKPTRKGKKARSADYYKMRFRKSFAQLVEEDANFRPEPPNYLSVQAPPSKFPDRHFCAVCGFLSNYTCIPCGARYCSVRCLGTHLDTRCLKWTA from the exons atggcAGCAAGAGAGTCGGGTAGAGTAAAAGATGGTGTGAAAAGCAGGGTCCTCGATGATGTTGCCAGGAAGCGCAGAGCCAGGAAGGCAGTGGAAGCGCTTGAGCAAGACAACTTCCATGACGATCCTCATGCAGACCTGGTTATGTCAAAAAAAATACCCAAGTTTGCTGATTCCAATGAGAAACCGACCAGAAAAGGGAAGAAGGCGAGGAGTGCAGATTATTATAAGATGAGGTTTAGGAAATCTTTTGCTCAGTTGGTTGAGGAAGATGCTAACTTTAGACCCGAACCTCCTAATTATTTGTCTGTACAAGCACCTCCATCTAA aTTTCCTGACCGCCACTTCTGTGCCGTGTGTGGTTTCCTATCGAACTATACTTGCATTCCGTGCGGAGCGCGATATTGCTCGGTCAGATGTCTGGGCACTCATTTAGATACGAGGTGCCTCAAATGGACTGCCTAA
- the LOC134653894 gene encoding meiotic nuclear division protein 1 homolog produces the protein MSKKRGLSAEEKRTKMLEIFHNSKDFFQLKELEKIAPKEKGITMQSVKEVVQSLVDDHLVDSEKIGTSIYFWSYPSKVKNAKKRKLNYMQNELAECTKKLKKTEEAIASESIGREATEERTDVLKSLEKMKKEEEALKKELQKYRDSDPEYIAQLKTEIEDLKTAANRWTENIYILKSYMKNTFQCENEVIDQMFNIPQELDYIE, from the exons ATGTCTAAGAAAAGAGGACTTAGTGCTGAAGAGAAGAGGACTAAGATGTTGGAGATATTTCATAATAGCAAGGACTTCTTTCAGTTGAAG GAGTTGGAAAAAATAGCACCAAAAGAGAAAGGTATCACCATGCAGTCAGTGAAAGAGGTGGTGCAGAGTTTGGTTGATGATCACTTGGTTGACTCGGAGAAGATAGGCACTTCCATTTACTTTTGGTCCTACCCGAG CAAAGTCAAGAAtgcaaagaaaagaaaactcaATTACATGCAGAATGAGCTTGCAGAATGCACAAAGAAACTGAAAAAGACTGAAGAAGCTATAGCAAGTGAATCT ATTGGTCGTGAAGCAACTGAGGAAAGAACAGATGTATTGAAATCTTTAGAAAAGATGAAAAAAGAAGAAGAGGCTTTAAAGAAAGAATTACAGAAGTATAGAGACTCAGATCCTGAGTACATAGCTCAATTAAAGACTGAAATTGAG GATTTGAAGACTGCGGCCAACCGATGGACAGAAAACATTTACATTCTAAAGTCTTACATGAAGAATACATTTCAGTGTGAAAACGAAGTTATCGATCAAATGTTCAACATTCCTCAGGAATTAGATTACAtcgaatag
- the LOC134653921 gene encoding transcription factor ATOH8 translates to MSTFISAATTQADAKDRILERDAGFVSGGDDDDSCSGPAHSDDSGVRLVESDLRKRDRTPPLLPPPKKRRLASSDEPSDSTSPFRPWSFPEEPQREPLSLVKKSETSLLRQRRRPVEPPPPPLPPPSVEPRPGPPRVPPHPGVVAESSYTEKSKPREQRNYKNMTRERRIEANARERTRVHTISAAFDTLRKSVPAYSHNQKLSKLSVLRIACAYIAALSAAIEPEADLSSAVEAVTQTIHTEGKLRKKKDDP, encoded by the coding sequence ATCGTATATTAGAGCGAGATGCCGGCTTCGTGTCGGGCGGCGACGATGACGACTCGTGCTCCGGCCCCGCCCACTCCGACGACTCCGGGGTCAGGCTCGTCGAATCCGACCTGAGGAAGAGAGACCGCACACCACCTCTCCTTCCCCCGCCGAAAAAACGACGGCTCGCCTCGAGCGATGAACCGTCAGACAGCACGAGCCCCTTCAGACCTTGGTCTTTCCCAGAAGAACCTCAAAGAGAACCGCTTTCGTTAGTCAAGAAGAGTGAAACGAGTTTGCTCCGGCAAAGAAGGAGGCCGGTCGAACCTCCTCCACCGCCACTACCTCCGCCAAGCGTCGAACCCAGACCCGGCCCGCCACGAGTACCCCCACATCCAGGCGTCGTCGCAGAATCCTCATACACAGAGAAATCAAAACCAAGAGAGCAAAGAAACTACAAAAACATGACTAGAGAACGAAGGATAGAAGCCAACGCTAGGGAAAGAACGAGAGTCCACACCATCAGCGCGGCTTTCGATACTTTAAGAAAATCCGTGCCCGCCTACAGCCATAACCAGAAGCTATCCAAGCTCTCTGTCCTCCGAATAGCTTGCGCGTACATCGCTGCGCTGTCAGCGGCGATAGAACCTGAAGCTGATCTCTCCTCAGCAGTGGAAGCCGTGACGCAAACGATACACACGGAGGGGAAGTTAAGAAAAAAGAAAGACGATCCTTAG